A genome region from Bdellovibrionales bacterium includes the following:
- a CDS encoding glycosyltransferase encodes AVIRKSEHIVVIAKYWQDYFRELGYTNVHLIYCGYALQDYVCSPQDEQEWRKRFQLNDKKIVYIGNPQVKKGALLAYEALKDSGYELVTSGVKAVEVPCRHLELSFKDYLCLLKAAEVVVLMSQFAEGWNRIAHEAMLMGSPVIGTGYGGMGEVLTGGGQEICTDPKKLPELVQKVISHRSEYSRHGLEYARKFSQEKFEDAWVSLVEKLKAH; translated from the coding sequence GCTGTGATTCGGAAGTCTGAGCACATTGTTGTTATTGCGAAGTACTGGCAAGATTATTTTCGGGAGCTCGGGTATACCAATGTGCACTTGATCTATTGTGGTTACGCTCTCCAGGACTATGTTTGCTCGCCTCAAGACGAACAAGAGTGGAGAAAACGGTTTCAGCTGAACGATAAAAAGATCGTCTATATTGGCAATCCGCAAGTGAAGAAAGGTGCTCTTTTGGCTTATGAAGCGTTGAAAGATTCGGGATACGAACTGGTGACTTCCGGGGTGAAGGCGGTGGAAGTGCCCTGTCGCCACCTCGAGCTGAGTTTTAAAGATTACCTTTGCCTTCTTAAGGCGGCGGAGGTGGTCGTGTTAATGAGTCAATTTGCCGAAGGCTGGAATCGGATTGCTCACGAAGCGATGCTCATGGGAAGCCCGGTGATTGGAACCGGTTACGGCGGAATGGGCGAAGTTTTAACGGGTGGGGGGCAAGAAATTTGTACGGATCCAAAGAAACTTCCTGAATTGGTGCAGAAAGTGATTTCTCACCGATCAGAATATTCACGGCACGGCCTCGAATATGCGCGAAAATTCTCTCAAGAAAAATTCGAAGACGCATGGGTTTCTTTAGTTGAGAAATTAAAGGCGCACTGA
- a CDS encoding HAD-IIIA family hydrolase: MSLSDLRQLYGLGFLHLLLSWQAGGKLLLPASLRLPVKVRTFLNRRFCIGVYNKIGDLKTFSLGPHDVVYAVNARPELGALFSKVVTANASAIGDGSFDLRKLNRAHQKIFLNSRRFLRSSAARPIVPCLFLDRDGVVIEHVPYIKDPRQVKLKPGITSLISRFREQEFRIVLVSNQSGIARKYFTYKDYFKVQTRMQTLLAQEGVWLDAAYSSMYFEESDQAHLLSLPSLRKPRPGALFVEELQWDIDKKRSIFVGDNISDMEMAQNMGLKKAYLVENSALSEANRKKISLKFKRIESLAEISD, translated from the coding sequence ATGTCTTTAAGTGATCTTCGTCAACTCTATGGATTAGGTTTTTTGCATTTATTGTTGTCCTGGCAGGCAGGCGGTAAACTTTTACTACCTGCGTCCCTGCGATTGCCCGTAAAAGTTCGGACTTTCTTAAATCGAAGATTCTGTATCGGTGTTTATAATAAAATCGGAGATCTCAAGACATTCTCATTAGGACCTCATGACGTGGTTTATGCGGTCAATGCGCGACCGGAACTAGGAGCCTTGTTTTCTAAAGTCGTTACAGCCAATGCGTCGGCCATTGGTGATGGGTCTTTTGATCTGAGAAAACTGAATCGCGCTCATCAGAAAATATTTTTAAATTCTCGAAGATTTTTGAGATCATCGGCAGCTCGACCGATAGTTCCCTGTCTTTTTTTAGATCGAGACGGGGTTGTCATTGAGCATGTCCCTTACATCAAAGACCCCCGACAGGTAAAACTGAAACCGGGAATCACTTCCTTGATAAGTAGATTTCGCGAACAAGAGTTTCGTATTGTTTTGGTTTCGAACCAGTCGGGAATCGCTCGAAAGTATTTCACCTATAAAGATTATTTTAAAGTCCAAACCCGTATGCAAACCCTTCTTGCCCAAGAGGGAGTATGGTTGGATGCGGCTTATTCCTCAATGTACTTTGAAGAGAGCGACCAAGCTCATCTTTTGAGTCTTCCATCGCTTCGAAAACCAAGGCCCGGAGCGCTTTTTGTGGAAGAGCTTCAATGGGATATTGACAAGAAAAGGTCCATCTTTGTTGGTGACAATATCAGCGATATGGAGATGGCTCAAAACATGGGCCTTAAAAAGGCTTATCTCGTCGAGAATTCGGCTTTATCTGAGGCTAACAGAAAAAAAATTTCGTTAAAATTTAAGAGGATTGAGTCTTTAGCCGAAATCTCTGACTAA